AACTATGTCAAAGTCTAAAAAACACTTTAGATTATTAATCAGAAAACAACTTTTATTCACTTACCAAACTCTTGAAATCCATTGCTTGTTCACAAATGTACGTCATCTTGATTCGTGACTCACGACACTcgttttctttaaaaatttctTGATGTCTAGTGTTAACTTTTTGACTATATTATATGGTAAAGAAGATACAACTAAGATTAGTCAagataataacaattataataatatacaaattggGTTTATTAAGAAAATTGCCTAAATAATTTCATTGTTTTCAGATATAACAATTCTATTTTTCATTAACCATAAAAAATACGAATTTTGGGAAAGTTTGCCGATGACATCCAAACGAGTAAAGTAATCTACTACGTAGttaattgtaataaaaaaataaaaaaataaaaaacaaaaaaaccttAACCCCCATCCATTGGTGCATTGTTCTGGTGAAACCAACCCATCACAACCACGGCTCGTTTATTGCTGCCACCAATCACCATCATTTTCTCTTCCTCTTCATAATGAATCTCACAATAAGATCACTTCATCGTCATCACTTTAACAAGTTTTAGATTGTTCGTTGACTCTACCTGGAAGGGAGATTTTCGACGGGGATGGTTGTTAAAGGGAGTGCGCGTGAGACTATCTTGGAATGGGGATGTTAGGTTAGGGTGCCTGAGGTCCATATTAGGGGGTTGTTGGGTTGGGGCCATGGTGGTGGAAGGGATTGTTGCTGCCTACTAGAGATGGTAGCGTTTTAAGGGTTGTTTAAttctatctttttatttttttatccatATTTAACTTTTTCAACCAATTCGGCAATTGATCTTTTGAGAAGACTGATGGAAAAGTATAGGAAGCGTAAGAAGTAATTGCTTATGGTGTTGATCGACATGGAGAAAgcatatgatagcataccacaaAGAATTGTTTGGGATAACCTCAAGAATAGAGTCTAAATGTACTTCACAAAGGTACATTGAGGCAATACAGGACATGTATAacagagtttcgactaacattcaTACACCAGTGAGTATAACAGAGTCTTTCCCAACTAAAGTGGGACTGCATCAAGGATCAACATTAAGTCATTTCATTTTTACGGTCATTATACAGGAAATATCTAAATTGATTTGGGACACCGTACAATAGGGTATGCTTTTCGCTCACAATATCGTTCTGGTCGCAGAAACTAAGGAGGAGGCTAATAGTAAATTAGAAGAGTGGAGGGAAATCTTAGAGGGTAGAGGGTTGTGCATAAGCTGTATGAAGACAAAATATTTGCGATGCAACTTTTGTGGACAGAACCGTAGGTGAGCCAGAGGTGACCATAGGGGGAGAAGTTGTTGCATGTACATCAAACTCAGATATTTAGGATTGGTAATTCAGAGTAATGAGGAGATCGGTGGAGATGTTACTCATCGTATATaagcgggttggcttaagtggcgagaAGCAACGTtgtgctttgtgataaaaagtttcCTAGtaaattaaaaggtaaattctacTGTGTTGCAATTAGGTCGGCTTTGTTGTTTGGGACagaatgttggcccgtaaagaaggTTTTCGAATACAGGATGAAAGTttcagaaatgcgtatgctgaggtggatgtgtggtcaCACAATGATGGATAGTTAGAAACCAGGATATTAAGGAGAAGTTAGAGGTTGGACCTCTCTCTGCAAAGATGCGTGAGAATaagttgagatggtttgggcatgtgcataGAAAGACTTATGACGCCCCAGTGAGAAGGATCAAAAGTatcatagtggagggtaagagaagtcaagaaagacctaggagaacgtgaGAAGAACAAACTAAAGGTGATTTGCATGAATTACATCTCTCTAAGGATCTGACCAGGGATAGAGTTAGTTGGCGGCGTTTTATTCACGTCTTAGGTTACTGCCTATGTCTCACTTACCTACCGTTGTTATTGTTCCTTGCCTTTTACATATCGCTCTTTTATTGGGTTTTACCTTATTACCTTCTTTTTTtacttttagttttatttttattttttttaggtattttatttttatttgttaattattgttaatggtAAATGTGTATTGTAAGTTGCAGGCTTCATGGTAGTTGCAAGTTTCATCCGTATTGAAGATCTTTCTTGAGCCGAGGGATTCTTTGACCGCATTCTCTtatatgggtatgagttgccgtttTTCTTCTCTCCCCGgatcctgatcatagtttttctatgagttgggtacactaggtatgatgatggtgatgaacTTTTTCAAAATAACCTAGTATTGAGATTATCGGTAACCCTAGTTCACTCATAGCAAACACCCTTTAAAGTTCGAATTATTCTTGATTAATCAAAAGCTTGAATTATTGTAGGATAATTAGGAAAATGTAAGGTTATTCTagacaatttttctttttgattatgaaatattaagCTTTAATGTATTTAAACAAAAGTTTCCATAGAGATTATATTAGAGTTCAAATGAAAATCCCAGTTGCATTAAAAAAAGATATGTACAGACAATAAGATAAGTAGATAACGGACAAATATATGTCCAAACTTTTGATAAAGTAGCGACAGACTAGAGACAGAACTAATATACGCtgctttttttaaaagaaaaaaattagctACGGACTGGCCACGAAATTTGGTACTTCGTTAAATTAACTACGGTTTGGCTACGAAATTAGTCCGTAGCTAAATTAGCGACTAACCAACTTATGTTTTGGGTCCATACCTCAATTAGCTGGGGATTAAATCCCTTCGTCGGTTCATAGCTAAAATGTTATTCCCTTTTTACAAGCAACAACATTAATTCCATTGCTAGTTCGCCGCAATTTGCAACAAACCACTTTAATTTCCTGTATATGGCTTTCAAAACACGAAAACCCCTCTATTCTCATCATCTTCTTCGATGAATTCTTTGGTTTGGAAgtaaataaattttcttttcgTTCTTTTAGGAATTAATGGAGAATTTGATTATTAAGCTACTGATGTGAAGTAGGGTGGTAGTTATGTTATCATCGCTTCATCACCTCCGGCTACTATGTCTTTCTTAGTGATAATTTGTCATGGTCATTTAAACGACAAAGCAATCTTAGCTTATATCGTTGTAGTACTGAGGCAGAATATGATATCACAGTATTGTTAATGTCGTTCTTGAATCTTGTTGGTTACGAAACTTGTTATTTAAACTCTATTGTCCGGCCAAAAtaacaactttatattattttgacaATATTAACGCTATTTATTTATCAAGCAACTCGACTCATCATTAATGAACAAAGCACATTTGAATAGATATCCACTTTATCCGTGGAAAATATGTGCATGAGGTCAAGTAAGACGTCTTCACGTTCTCGACCGGTCAGTATCAAATTACAGATATTTTAACAAAACGGAAacaagttatttttttatttgtggtTTGTAAATCTTGTTATTCTCTCATTATTCAAGTCTCCATAATTAGACTTGTAATAACATAACATTATATATTGAATGAAAAACTCAAGATATCAAACATTCAAGAGAAAAAATTTCTTATAGTGGACCAAAATCTGAATCACACCACGTCAAAATATGTATCAGCTTATTATAATGCCATAAATTATGAGCTATAGTGGTAGCATCAACTGTGCGTTGTCCGCTACTTCTAGGGCTTTTAAAGAGCCATTTCTTTGATCACTTGAACATCAAAGTATGtctaatggcaaaaaaaaaaaaatcaaaagaggtgctatataacaaaaaatgtaacaacaaaaaataatgtCTTTGCAAATGAAAGAAAACTTGACATACGTGACAATATGGTCATGGTCAACAGCCAGCAGTTTTCCGCATATACGTGGCAATATATATCATGATAATTTTCGCTATATCATGAGAAAAAGTATGTTGTGAATGTGCTACGGAAATAATGAAGAAACAAACACAAACAAATGCAAAGAAAAAACACCAAAAACATAGCGCATCAATAAAGAAGCAAAAAACACGAgatatatgaggtatctaagcATACCTCCCCGTCAAaacaagtatcttatcattaatatactaAAGAATATATTAATGAATCACCTTACAAGTTTCAAGAACAACCTCTCAAAGCAAAGACCTCACCTTTAATGGTGGTCTCTCACAAACTCACTAATACAATGAAGAACTCTCTTGGAATAAACCCTAGTGCTTCTAGTGTATTAGCTTCACTCACATAACCTTAATGATGCTCTACGAATCCTTATATAGTCATACAACATATTAGAGAACCTAGGACAAATAGCTTAAAGCCCACAAAGTTTCCCGCATAAAACAGAAACTTGTCAGTGAGTGGTCCTGTATCCCGCTCGACCCGAGCTATagtgctcgaccagtcgagcaagCTCCCTAGACAACTGACCAAAACTAGACAATCCGCTCGATCGAGCCACACATGCTAGAACGGTCGAGCAGCCTTCAACAGTGCCCCCTGGCCTTCGTGAGTGTCGCTGCCATGCTGAGCAATATTTTCCTCTACTCATCCCTTGATCAATCCTCTTTAAGTCATCCTCATGTAACACTTGATCAAGGGACCCAAACCTAAGTACCTCATTTGCCATGACACAACCTACACTACTCTCAAGTGTGCAAGACATAGCATGAGCAACGAGGTGCtcaaagtcatcatcaatattGTGGGAATTGGCTCTTGATTCAACAATCTCCTTCTCAAGACCAATTCCCTTACCATTATCAAATGTCACCTTCTTGGGTGACTTGCAACCATCATCAATGTGGCCTAGGCAACCACCATCAACTTGCAACATATACGAGTTGCTCTCACTCCTTCTCCCTCTTATGAGCACCATACTCCCCGTAATGACATTCAACAACCCACCACTAGCTTTGAAGGTACATCCCTTGGACTCCAACCTACCAAGTGATATGAGGTTCCTCTCAAGCTTTGGAACATACCTCACACCACCTAGCCTTCTCTTGACACCATCATGTGTCACAATCACAACCTCACCAATACCTTCCACCTTCACCCTTTCATCATTAAGCAAAGTGACAAGGCCTCCATCAACATAGCTAAGCTTAGCAAACTTCTCTTTCTCACAACATATATGAAATGAGCAACCGGAGTCAATCACCCATTCCTTACTACGAGTAACTCCCCCATCAATAAGAAGCGCACCATTATAGTCATCATCCACAAAGCCTAGAGCAGCACTCCTGCTACTTTCACCATCTCTTCTTCCAACCTTTAAGTCTTTAATCTTCTTAAGGTCTTCCTTCATCTCCTTGCACATCATTTGAATGTGCCCCTTCTTCTTACAACAGTAACACTCATTGTTACTATAGTCATTTCTCCATTGAGACTTCCCCCTTGCTTGATAACCCTTTTCTTTTGCTCTCCCCCTTGAATCCTCACCAAATAGTGCCTCACTACTCCCGTTCTTGTCTTCCCCATCATGTCTCTCCATAAACCTATCATTCTCCCTCAACACCGCCAATACTTGATCGAGAATGATAGATTCCCTCCCAAGGAGCAACGTTTGAACTATATTCTTTTAGCTCTTAGGAAATGAAGCCAAGAGTAGTAGGGCTTTCTCCTCATCGGAAATCTTCTCATCGGCATTCAACAATTGGCACGCCAATTGATTGAATGTATTGATATGATCTTGCATACTTGTATCATCctccttcatgagttgatacaactcccatcGCAAGCATAACTTGTTGGTAAGAGACTTAGAAGCATACACCGCTTGAAGTTTCTCCAACAACACACAGGGATCGGTCTCCATCAAGTGATTGTACTTGATTTCGGGTACAACGGCAAGCCTAATGGTGCTCACCGCCTTCTTCTTCATGGCCACCCACTTTCCTTCATCCATTGTTGTGGGCTTGCTCTTCTCAAGAGCATTATCAATACCTTTTGCACCAACAAGTCTTCTACTTTGCTCCTCTACaccaaaaaattcatttttccatcaaacaacGGAATATGAAACTTTGCACCATCACCCATCTTGTTTCTCCACCAAAGACCCTAACTTTCACCCACCAAACAACCCACAAATCACACCAAAAGCTCTTATACCAATTGTTGTGAATGAGCTATGCCAATGATGAAGAAACAAATACAAACAAATGCAAAGAAAAAACACCAAAAACAGAGCACAACAATGGAGAAGCAAAAAACACAAgatatatgaggtatctaagcatacctccccctcaaaacaAGTATCTTATCTTTAATATACTAAAGAATACATTAATAACTCACCTTACAAGTTTCAAGAACAACCTCTCAAAGCAAAGTCCTCACCTTTAATGGTGGTCTCTCACAAACTCACTAATACAATGAAGAACTCTCTTGGAATAAACCCTAGTTGCTTTTAGTGTATTAGCTTCACTCACATAACCTGAATGATGCTCTAAGACTCCTTATATAGTCATACAACATATTAGAGAACCTTAGGAGAAATGGCTTAAAGCCCACAAAGTTTCCCGCATAAAACAGAAACCCGTCAGTGAGTGGTCCTGTATCCCGCTCGACCCGAGCTATAGTGCTCGACCAGTCAAGCAAGCTCCCTGGACCTACTGACCAAAATTGGACAATCCGCTCGATCAAGCCACAcatgctcgactggtcgagcagcCTTCAACAGTGCCCCCTGGCCTTTGTGAGTTTCGCTGCCATGCTGAGCAATCTTTTCCTCTACTCATCCCTTGATCAATCCTCTTCAAGTCATCCTCATGTGACACTTGATCAAGAGACCCAAACCTAAGTACCTCTTTTGCCATGACACAACCTACACTACTCTCAAGTGTGCAAGACATAGCCTGAGCAACGAGGTGCtcaaagtcatcatcaatattGTGGGAATTGGCTCTTGATTCAACAAAGTAAAATAGGATACAGAAGtttacaaatttaataaatctaaaatatttagagatttagaatatattagagAAATTTGCTTCattgaattttatgaaaattttttggATCTTATTTACTGTTTTGAATTTTGCttgaaaaaataagacaaagttataatattaaaaatcttGCCTTAAATATGTTGGAAAGCATGTAACATAGATTTACACTACTTAATCTTCTCATTTCCTCAGTTTAgcatgtaataaaaaaaaactttattacaTGAAGTAATTATTATTTAGGATGTAGTTATACTACTTAATCTGGTTGAGATTTGattcataattaaaatgaagtaaTTATTATTTAGGATGTAGTTATTTTAGCAAGTTATTAGAAATATGAAAGTTAGTGGGATTATGTTGACCTATTAAATTAGTTGCTAGAATTATAGGAGTTACAGAGATCATGTGGCTCTATTACATATCTagagttagtttttttttaaggaaattttttttatgacttTATAAgcctataaataaattatttttctacttaataaatttagtttaaatttttaactttatCACTCCACTATATTTACATTCTTTAATTTTGTATAATATGACAATAAACTTTTTGTATACACTGTAGAGCTAATACTAATTATTGAAGTTATAGTGTATGTATACGAAGTAATCAAATGTAGAACATACTCATACATTTAACGTTGAAGTATAGCAGGTAGTCCACGAGCAATGGGGATCTTGCAAGAAAGTGGACCCACTAATACATATGTTGGATATTTGACCCGCCAACGAAGCTAGTTCTTAAGAATACAGACCACGAAATCAAACCACTGAAATAGACCATACTGTAACAACTATAGTGTtcttattttatacatatactataaatACATGTATAAAATCATAATAGTATATTagtttagaatatttttatatttttaaccaTTAGATCAGATATAtgaaatatgtaaaaaaaattcataagaTACATATAATATGTGgaatataagtatataacacCAGTCCCCCCCAATCTTacaaattgtaatttttgtaatcttaaattatattgtaaaatATAATTATCGTATTAAGATTGTATTGTAAAAGATTTGGCTTTGTTATGCTTGGAAATTTACCTGAGAGTTTAAGACCACCGTAAAGTCATCCGCTAAGAAAAACAACAATTATCGTAAGATTAAACTtttggttttataattttttgacattgtattaaaagttaattaatgtaataaaagaTCGTCATACAGCTTCAAATCTTTTACACTTCTATTTTCATGTAAATTTTTAACATCAAGTAAGATGATAGTCTATATTGCATTAATACTTTTAAGTTAATAGTTAATAGACGACTCTCGTGTGATGAATCATAATAAAGTTCGCGTGATGAAGCATAATAAAGTATATGTAGAAGCTCATGATATGTACATTTTTTTTAGCATcgacatatataaacatatgatattaaaaaaaaaaggccaAAAATATTATGCAGTAAAAACACTCAATTTTGacagttatatatataaattaatattgtaatcTTGGAAATTATCAAGAATATAATGTACagtatatttttctaatttactcaatttaactataaacaATGCTAGTCAAAAGATACTTtaatattagaaatattgatcaagattaaatattatattattttttttaactaataattaaatcaacttTCTTTAAATATGACAGTTAGAATTTTCCAAACatttttagtataatgtatgatAACATTACCTAATTGCAACTATGGATTCATACTTTTGATTTGACTGAATCTCATatcatatgttatatattcaatCATGTTACCCCTACGAAAATTATAGTTTAATATGTAGCCTGTGACTagttgataaataatgaactataaataatatttacttttcGTTGATTTCATACCTAATTGCAGTTAGAAATAGTAGCggttgataaaatatgttactaGTATGTTTAATGTAAATTAACTAAGACGTAACTGTTAGTTTTTTCGGCAGTTATTAGTTGTAGATTTGTAGCCGTTTAATTTGAAAGTTTCAAATGAAAGGGCATCGCCGTgagatcatttttattttcaatttcaaattaatcgcttatatttCATTATTTATAATCTTGAAATGactaattataaccttaaagtatagttatatatttttttcgttccaaaatacttgtaccaaatatatatttttgcgCAATTCAATGCGTTTGTCGAATCGTTTATATCTAGAGTAATAcctaactaaaaattaaaaaaattaatattatgaaaatatgcaactCGAGAATAAAACATATCGAAAATATCCTGATGAATATTGTAAAAATTGGTTCGATGCAAGTAATATGGAACGGAAGAAGTAGCAATCACTTACgatattaaaatgatcaatcagAAAAATATCTTGATTATATGAGGTTTGTTTTATAGTGAGACAGTTTCATACAAGACATatcgaaaataataattttttttaaaaaaataggagGAAATAAATGAAGAAGTATCCCACCGACAACACAAAATCACGTTCTCCATAAGAAAGAAGGGGAAGAGACCCAGCAAGGGTAGTTGCCTTCAAAATGGAAATGGTGGGGGCTTTCCAAACCAAAAATCTTTCATGTCTTTAGTGTTTACCACCCTATTCATTAATGCCATGTGACTGCCTCTCTCGTCATCActtctttattttttctcttttctttttcaattttttatgctTAATAAACTTAATAATACTCCTATAATAGTATaactaatatttatttgaaaaaaataaagtttaaaaaaattatagatgTTTCAAATCTAAAAATTCGaactttgaaatattatttaatagaGATAATCTTAATTTTGAGACACctaattaagttattagtgttcACTGATCActgtaaaagataaaaataaacgtaatgatcttattttattggtttatgtatatttttcttctaaaatttgttaaaaagttagaatttataaataacattttaaagttgaaattttagaataaaatttcaaaaaaatttaaataatatctcaaagttgagatttttaaaaCACAAACTCTTAAATgaaactgtaacaccccggccatTCGGACCGCTTGTGACTACTCAtgaagactgtagactagccccacaaaccaacacaagtctttccagcgcactttggcctcactcgtgcgcacccgggaaaacttcccaggaggtcacccatcctaagattgatCTCCACCAatcacgcttaactgtggagttcttagcaaatgggctccctagaaaaaaagatgcaccttgttgatatgagtagtctatcaatcctttttcaagctaaatctggggtattacagaaACGGTCCCATAGAGAGACAATCTGATCTCTTTTAGGCGGACTTAAgtatattagtttattaaagtgatatttataattttaaaattaatttattagaaaaacaaattaattatatggattcgtctcatggtgagatgatctcatatatttatatattcttttaacaattttaaatagtttttcttaTTGTGATTTCGGTTTCAATATAAAAGCTCAGGTTGATTTGATCTCTTCGTAGTGGTTGTGTTATAAGCTGCTTGCTGTATTATGATATGAGTTGTATGTGTCAATAATTACACTAAGATCATCTGGCAAGTATACAAGATGTAGAGAATACGTACTTCTACAGTGTTGGTAGGATCTGGAGTTATTACACATGATCTTTAGCAACATGGACTAGTAATGGCTAGCTCCCTTGGTTAttagattaaaaaatattacgaaaatagtaatgaaaatttaatgtaaatTGAGTTGGAAAATCATTTAACAACATATATGATCAcgctttaattatatatatatatatatatatatatatatatatatatatatatatatattaaaatatataaatattaaaaagttttattattaaaaattttatgtaaattttgtaaCTTACCTTAACATGTTTTTACTTTTGAGTTCAAAGGTCGTTGAGCTCTTGTTACTCAATATGAAACTCATTTGGTTGACACTGAAACTAAATTGTAATAAATATTTCTAAATTTTTAGCAGTTATTTCCTTCATAAAAATCGTAGGCAATTTTTTTTGCTCCGAtacaaaaacaaattttaattgACATATAAAAGTGGAATTATTAATGcttaattgataattaaatttacattatgGTGGGAATTTCTACTTCCAAGAGAATTTTCTTATTACAATGCTCGCCAAAAACTCTCAAACAAATTgataattctaaaaataagcatTTCTTAAGCAACGGAAATTCCAAGGAAATTAAAAAACAACCAAGTGGCCTCTTTGGCTTTATACCCTCTCttaccttttttttaaaaatttgttttcCTCTTTGactctttaattattattgaaaaagattaaaatcaCCTATTTCCCAAATTGTTTTTTCTCATCATTGTGAATTTGTGATTGCTTCGACtctcaaaattatatatttttaatttgaaattttagaCTATTTTATGGAGTAGTATTTATAATTAAGAATGGAATTAAATTCCCGTGCATTATAAATTCCtatgaatatttattttcaaggTCAATTAAACGAGTTCATAGTAAATCTACAGGATTTTTATAGAATATACTGTCTTTcaccttttataattatttttagcaagttctaattttaattgaaaaaacaaataattactcCAAAAAATATGTTTAAAGCAATcgaaagaaattaaatttatataagatCCACTTTTAATATTGCATTTCACTTTAATAAAGTCACATAAAGAGATAATATGGCCTTAGGAGTTAGAGGTATTATTGATACACAAGGTGACAAGACTTTGCGAGTTAATCAATGATTAAGAACactaattttattaagaaataGTGAATTAAGGATAGATTAAGAAAGACACATTTTGTTTGGgtgttttcttttgttggttatATTAAAAATCTTTCTTTTAATGAAAAGCTTTTTAAATTGGTCAGTTGAGAAATTATCAATGCAATTTTATTAGTTCATTAATCTATAAAAGATTGCAAAAATGTTAAAAGTCTCTTAATTATTACTTatcatacaaaaattaaaaaataaataaatctcgTTCTAAAgttaatttcaaatttgtaataccataaattataataaaataccaaGTAAAAC
The Amaranthus tricolor cultivar Red isolate AtriRed21 chromosome 11, ASM2621246v1, whole genome shotgun sequence DNA segment above includes these coding regions:
- the LOC130826654 gene encoding uncharacterized protein LOC130826654, giving the protein MERHDGEDKNGSSEALFGEDSRGRAKEKGYQARGKSQWRNDYSNNECYCCKKKGHIQMMCKEMKEDLKKIKDLKVGRRDGESSRSAALGFVDDDYNGALLIDGGVTRSKEWVIDSGCSFHICCEKEKFAKLSYVDGGLVTLLNDERVKVEGIGEVVIVTHDGVKRRLGGVRYVPKLERNLISLGRLESKGCTFKASGGLLNVITGSMVLIRGRRSESNSYMLQVDGGCLGHIDDGCKSPKKVTFDNGKGIGLEKEIVESRANSHNIDDDFEHLVAHAMSCTLESSVGCVMANEVLRFGSLDQVLHEDDLKRIDQGMSRGKYCSAWQRHSRRPGGTVEGCSTVLACVARSSGLSSFGQLSRELARLVEHYSSGRAGYRTTH